The Enterobacter sp. JBIWA008 genome has a segment encoding these proteins:
- a CDS encoding DUF1380 family protein, giving the protein MIGTAREIALEMLRCSDLDGEKYVFASWNRNDIRCVCLDWDLTDEELDEVLRRLSSCLESGADIGQIRAIVETMLDERREKRTVTIPAKSLALVMQLAGREMQRIAVCAEDGGGSAEETLKEENDVMMRLREALEA; this is encoded by the coding sequence ATGATTGGTACAGCAAGAGAAATTGCCCTTGAAATGCTGCGTTGTTCCGACCTCGATGGCGAGAAGTACGTTTTCGCCAGCTGGAACCGAAATGATATCCGTTGCGTCTGCCTTGACTGGGATTTAACCGATGAGGAACTGGATGAAGTCCTGCGTCGGCTAAGTTCCTGCCTTGAAAGTGGCGCGGATATCGGCCAGATACGGGCGATAGTCGAAACCATGCTCGATGAGCGACGCGAGAAGCGAACCGTGACTATTCCCGCGAAATCGCTGGCCTTAGTCATGCAGCTTGCAGGACGGGAGATGCAACGTATCGCAGTATGCGCGGAGGATGGCGGCGGATCAGCTGAAGAAACCCTGAAAGAAGAAAACGACGTCATGATGCGCCTGCGCGAGGCGCTCGAGGCCTGA